One stretch of Pirellulales bacterium DNA includes these proteins:
- a CDS encoding DUF1653 domain-containing protein, producing MQEIRIGRYRHFKGNEYTVLGVALHSETMEELVVYRPEYGDRALWVRPQQMFLGTVEVDGRIVPRFAYIKTSD from the coding sequence ATGCAAGAGATTCGCATAGGGCGGTACCGACACTTCAAAGGAAACGAGTACACTGTCCTCGGCGTTGCTCTACACAGCGAGACGATGGAAGAGCTCGTCGTCTACCGTCCGGAGTACGGCGACAGGGCACTCTGGGTGCGCCCGCAGCAAATGTTTCTGGGAACGGTCGAAGTTGATGGCCGGATCGTACCCCGGTTCGCGTACATCAAGACGTCCGATTGA
- a CDS encoding cupin domain-containing protein: MDKMNLYNKLCEVSDHWRPQIVGELNGQHVAVVKLLGESVWCEHELEDIFFLVVKGRFRIDFRDHSVSLEDGDFLIVPCKVTHRPVAETEVHVLLFERKRRMPHVL; this comes from the coding sequence TGAATTTATACAACAAGTTGTGCGAGGTGTCGGACCACTGGCGTCCTCAGATAGTTGGCGAACTAAACGGCCAGCACGTTGCTGTGGTCAAACTGTTGGGCGAATCAGTCTGGTGTGAACATGAACTTGAAGACATATTTTTCCTGGTCGTCAAAGGACGATTTCGGATTGACTTTCGCGACCATTCCGTATCGCTTGAAGACGGGGACTTCCTCATTGTCCCATGCAAAGTCACGCATCGGCCGGTCGCAGAAACGGAAGTCCATGTGCTGCTGTTCGAACGCAAGCGTCGGATGCCGCACGTCCTGTGA